The proteins below come from a single Malus sylvestris chromosome 3, drMalSylv7.2, whole genome shotgun sequence genomic window:
- the LOC126615432 gene encoding uncharacterized protein LOC126615432, whose protein sequence is MNAQQTTQFIPQDAWIVDSGASHHMTSDINSLNHVTPFEGSEKITIGNGQEEKGNSVSRKDPIHESQLPVSSFPNPQASISAEVNISRHHSPFISDNDIALVSDSQDNESASTTGFTLSSHNDTTLLLHVLNLAQLQVVLPFDTCPSSSASDNVSIQSHRMQTQLQIGAITRKSYTNYLALLPELSSLQLMDCSSDSQCLHPYQAGFSFLANVSDHEVPKTFKGAANSKPDWLHRDLHKNMVLITLKLLVMLLDILQSGLYLHLLLNLVGPCDNWMSKMHFYMAPRAWNSKFTSYLLALGFTPSLSNTNINTRRSISGFVVYIGSNPVSWQSKKQSTVSRSSTEAEYKALAQWAADVSWIRSVFKDIHQFLPRPPSLHCANLFALALSSNPVFHSKIKHLDTDYHFVKKKYKR, encoded by the exons ATGAATGCTCAACAAACCACACAGTTTATTCCTCAAGATGCCTGGATTGTTGATTCCGGTGCATCTCATCATATGACATCTGACATCAATTCTTTGAATCACGTCACACCTTTTGAGGGTTCTGAAAAAATAACCATTGGAAATG GACAAGAGGAGAAGGGAAATAGTGTATCAAGGAAAGA TCCAATTCATGAGTCTCAGTTACCTGTATCCTCATTTCCAAATCCACAAGCTTCTATTTCAGCTGAGGTCAATATAAGTAGACACCATTCTCCATTTATCTCAGACAATGATATTGCATTAGTATCAGATTCTCAGGACAATGAATCAGCATCAACAACAGGCTTTACTCTTTCCTCTCACAATGATACGACTCTCTTGCTCCATGTCCTCAATCTTGCACAATTACAGGTAGTTCTACCTTTTGATACTTGTCCTTCATCTAGTGCATCAGATAATGTTTCTATACAATCTCATAGGATGCAAACTCAGTTACAAATAGgtgcaatcacaaggaagagTTATACTAACTATCTGGCATTACTACCTGAGTTGTCTTCCTTACAACTAATGGATTGTAGTTCTGATAGTCAATGTTTACATCCATATCAAGCTGGTTTTTCATTCCTTGCTAATGTTTCTGATCATGAAGTACCAAAGACTTTCAAAGGTGCTGCAA ATTCAAAGCCAGATTGGTTGCACAGGGATTTACACAAGAACATGGTCTTGATTACTCTGAAACTTTTAGTCATGTTGTTAGACATACTACAGTCAGGATTATACTTGCACTTGTTGCTCAATTTGGTTGGTCCTTGCGATAATTGGATgtcaaaaatgcatttttacatG GCTCCTAGGGCTTGGAATTCCAAGTTTACAAGCTATCTTCTAGCACTTGGTTTTACACCATCACTTTCAAATACAA ATATTAACACTAGAAGATCAATTTCTGGTTTTGTGGTCTATATTGGATCTAATCCTGTTTCATGGCAATCGAAGAAGCAATCTACAGTCTCCAGAAGTTCTACTGAAGCTGAATACAAAGCTTTGGCGCAATGGGCAGCTGATGTGTCTTGGATTCGATCTGTGTTCAAAGATATTCATCAGTTTCTTCCTCGTCCTCCTTCCCTTCATTGTGCTAACTTGTTTGCACTTGCATTAAGTTCTAATCCGGTGTTTCATTCTAAGATTAAACATCTTGATACAGATTACCATTTTGTTAAGAAAAAGTACAAAAGGTGA